Proteins encoded by one window of Haematobia irritans isolate KBUSLIRL chromosome 2, ASM5000362v1, whole genome shotgun sequence:
- the LOC142225814 gene encoding uncharacterized protein LOC142225814 codes for MENTSCFADDLENFEVIMDQSDDDTACPLDMSAVERALLEEPMAIPSPAIPEVQLSPQEIESPPPVVVDEPVVAPAVVEATDVGRTPAQLVCRVCGGRHALRRCRKFLSLSIEKRIRMVVRHRYCYRCLAQTHQSKDCPSRRRCPSCSGDHNVLLHAAAVAPRIEHGSSRSAQRIRSGNHTNRPSDLAVARSYSDFGGVGVLPLQNVVTLAPSLVVRVSPHGVSVPVRAVIDNCARQSQICRSMVENLGLPVTNIEGVQFCRLTVSSAYDPEQRLTFTARVHDLGRVLTPAEAVPERIKESFLGLPLADPQFYRVGRVAIVFGPEVYGRIITHRVYTSPGLPVAHYTIFGWVLSGLCNC; via the coding sequence ATGGAAAATACCTCGTGCTTCGCTGACGACTTGGAAAATTTCGAGGTTATTATGGATCAATCGGATGATGATACTGCGTGCCCCCTTGATATGTCGGCGGTCGAACGGGCATTGTTGGAGGAGCCGATGGCGATACCGTCGCCTGCCATTCCGGAGGTTCAGCTATCGCCCCAAGAAATTGAGAGTCCACCTCCGGTAGTTGTGGATGAGCCCGTGGTGGCGCCTGCTGTAGTAGAGGCTACTGATGTTGGTCGAACTCCTGCTCAATTGGTTTGCAGGGTTTGTGGAGGTCGTCACGCATTGCGGCGGTGTCGGAAGTTCCTCTCTCTTTCGATTGAGAAGAGGATACGTATGGTGGTACGACATCGCTATTGCTACAGATGTCTAGCACAGACCCACCAGTCGAAGGATTGTCCTAGCCGGCGTAGGTGCCCCAGTTGCTCCGGGGACCACAATGTTTTGTTACACGCTGCGGCTGTGGCGCCTCGAATTGAACATGGGAGCTCGAGGTCTGCTCAGCGGATTCGTAGTGGGAACCATACGAATCGTCCGTCCGATCTTGCTGTGGCACGGTCATATTCCGATTTTGGCGGCGTCGGAGTTCTGCCTCTGCAGAATGTCGTTACTCTGGCGCCCAGCCTCGTAGTCCGCGTGTCCCCCCATGGTGTGTCCGTTCCGGTCCGTGCAGTAATCGACAACTGCGCGCGCCAAAGCCAAATCTGTCGTTCTATGGTCGAGAACTTAGGGCTACCGGTTACAAATATTGAGGGGGTCCAATTTTGCCGGTTGACAGTATCGTCCGCTTATGATCCAGAGCAGCGACTGACGTTTACTGCTCGTGTGCACGATCTAGGTCGTGTGTTGACCCCCGCCGAAGCCGTGCCAGAACGGATCAAGGAATCCTTTTTGGGATTACCTTTGGCAGATCCGCAATTTTACCGAGTGGGACGGGTTGCGATCGTTTTTGGTCCTGAGGTGTATGGGCGAATCATAACACATAGGGTGTATACGTCGCCCGGTCTCCCGGTGGCTCATTATACAATCTTCGGTTGGGTTCTGTCCGGGTTGTGTAACTGCTAG